The Sphingobacteriaceae bacterium genome has a segment encoding these proteins:
- a CDS encoding potassium channel protein: MLKLLREYNQLLMPFYLMNGLLLLGTIGYVWIEGFTWMNAFYMTVITVATVGYGEVQTLSEAGRFFTIFLIMTSFGTFAYAVSSITRLVTDGEINKFFKQRKIKKMIGQLEGHVIICGFGRNGRQAAHVLKKHDKRFVVIEKNESVTGSITHKFSDLILNGNATSDEMLQAAGILKCSALITTLPTDADNLFIVLTARFLNPKINIISRASDDGSDTKLKIAGANNVIMPDKVGGAHMASLVMKPDVMEFIDKITAQGGENINLEEITFESLTDNFKSKTLKELEIRNKSGANIIGFKTADGEFIVNPSADTQVIPNSKVFVLGTNEQIKKMKSILSE, from the coding sequence ATGTTAAAACTTTTACGGGAATATAATCAATTGTTAATGCCCTTTTACCTGATGAATGGCTTATTGTTATTGGGTACAATTGGTTATGTATGGATTGAAGGATTTACCTGGATGAATGCCTTTTACATGACTGTGATAACTGTAGCCACTGTGGGTTACGGTGAAGTACAGACTTTGAGCGAGGCGGGGAGATTTTTTACCATCTTTCTTATCATGACAAGTTTTGGTACATTTGCCTATGCGGTAAGTTCAATCACCCGCTTAGTGACCGATGGAGAAATAAATAAATTCTTTAAACAAAGAAAAATAAAGAAGATGATAGGACAACTGGAAGGACATGTAATTATTTGTGGATTCGGGCGAAATGGACGCCAGGCAGCGCATGTATTAAAAAAACACGACAAACGTTTTGTAGTGATTGAAAAAAACGAATCTGTTACTGGAAGCATTACTCATAAGTTTTCGGATTTAATTCTGAACGGCAATGCAACCAGCGACGAAATGTTACAAGCGGCAGGGATATTAAAATGTAGTGCATTAATAACCACGTTGCCTACAGATGCAGATAATCTGTTTATTGTTTTAACTGCGCGTTTTTTAAATCCTAAAATAAATATTATTTCAAGAGCGAGTGATGATGGCAGTGATACCAAATTAAAAATTGCCGGCGCCAACAATGTAATTATGCCCGATAAGGTAGGTGGCGCACACATGGCCAGTTTGGTTATGAAACCCGATGTGATGGAATTTATTGATAAAATTACTGCGCAGGGCGGAGAAAATATTAATCTGGAAGAAATTACTTTTGAAAGCTTAACCGATAATTTTAAATCCAAAACGTTAAAGGAGTTGGAAATCAGAAATAAAAGCGGGGCCAATATTATCGGGTTTAAAACTGCAGACGGGGAATTTATTGTAAATCCAAGTGCAGATACACAAGTTATTCCCAATTCGAAAGTATTTGTATTAGGAACCAATGAGCAGATTAAAAAAATGAAATCTATTCTTTCGGAGTAA
- a CDS encoding T9SS type A sorting domain-containing protein translates to MRNKIIIIVLISAFKINAQVNLVPNPSFESYTYCPFGTAQLDCTSNWFFAAGSTDYYNACSPQGNMSVPYNVRGFQYASSGEAYIGMITLGLNEPNPPYYREPAMTKLSQALSIGTKYFVSFKAVLTINDFEACCASNKLGALFSKVPYSITDKAPINNFAHVYTNSIISDTLNWTMIAGSFIADSAYEYITIGNFFSSPNTSFIDYKNDFPATSAAYYYIDDVIVSTDSDFVYSNIKKTPFNLNSLNLYFNSTNNTIFVDTDLNDYLCLELKDILGRTIYTTTFHASCRVDFSAFISGTYIVQIIDLKRKSLLKTKKIIKL, encoded by the coding sequence ATGAGAAATAAAATAATAATAATTGTTTTGATAAGCGCGTTTAAAATAAATGCTCAAGTGAATTTGGTACCGAACCCGAGTTTTGAGAGTTATACCTATTGTCCATTTGGTACAGCCCAATTAGATTGTACTAGTAATTGGTTTTTTGCCGCCGGGTCAACAGACTATTACAACGCATGTTCTCCACAAGGTAATATGTCTGTCCCATATAATGTACGAGGTTTTCAATACGCATCTTCCGGTGAAGCCTATATTGGTATGATTACGCTAGGTCTGAATGAACCTAACCCACCATATTATCGTGAACCAGCAATGACTAAATTAAGTCAGGCTTTATCCATCGGTACAAAATATTTTGTTTCTTTCAAGGCAGTTCTAACAATTAATGACTTTGAAGCTTGCTGCGCCTCCAATAAGCTTGGAGCTCTCTTTTCCAAGGTACCATATTCGATTACTGATAAAGCTCCAATTAATAATTTTGCTCATGTTTATACAAATTCAATAATTTCTGACACACTTAATTGGACAATGATTGCGGGTTCTTTTATTGCCGATTCGGCATATGAATACATTACTATTGGAAATTTCTTTTCTTCACCAAATACTTCTTTTATTGATTATAAAAATGACTTTCCAGCAACGTCTGCAGCATACTACTACATCGACGATGTGATAGTTTCTACAGATTCCGATTTTGTTTATTCAAACATTAAGAAGACTCCGTTTAATTTAAACAGTTTAAATTTATATTTTAACTCAACGAACAATACCATATTTGTTGATACCGATTTGAATGACTATTTATGTTTAGAGTTAAAGGACATATTGGGTAGAACAATTTATACAACAACTTTTCACGCATCATGTCGCGTTGATTTCTCAGCATTTATAAGTGGAACTTATATTGTGCAAATAATAGATCTAAAAAGAAAATCACTGCTTAAAACAAAAAAAATAATTAAACTATGA